The following are encoded together in the Buteo buteo chromosome 2, bButBut1.hap1.1, whole genome shotgun sequence genome:
- the MIOS gene encoding GATOR2 complex protein MIOS codes for MSGSKPDILWAPHHVDRFVVCDSELSLYHIDSAVSSELKAGSLRLSEETTATLLSINSDTPYMKCVAWYPKYDPECLLAVGQANGRVVLTSLGQDHNSKSKDLIGKEFVPKHARQCNTLAWNPLDSNWLAAGLDKHRADFSVLIWDISSKYAPETAVATEKVRLSAGDPEAGLVVTKPLYELGQNDACLSLCWLPRDQKLLLAGMHRNLAIFDLRNTSQKIFVNTKAVQGVTVDPYFHDRVASFYEGQVAIWDLRKFEKPVLTLTEQPKPLTKVAWCPTRTGLLATLTRDSNIIRLYDMQHTPTPIGDETEPTIIERSVQPCENYIASFAWHPTSQNRMVVVTPNRTMSDFTVFERISLAWSPVTSLMWACGRHLYECTEEGKASSLEKDIATKMRLRALSRYGLDTEQVWRNHLLAGNEDPQLKSLWYTLHFMKQYTEDMDQKLTGNKGPLVYAGIKSILKSSLGTTENLRHSRSGSDRQADIIQYLSEERSLALQLCGWIKKGTDLDVEPFLNSLEQEGDWERAAAVALFNLDIRRAIQILNKGASSGKGDLNLNVVAMALSGYTDEKNSLWREMCSTLRLQLNNPYLCAMFAFLTSESGSYDGVLYENNVAVRDRVAFACKFLNDAQLNRFIEKLTNEMKDAGNLEGILLTGLTKDGVDLMESYVDRTGDVQTASYCMLQGSPSDVLKDERVQYWIENYRNLLDAWRFWHKRAEFDIHRSKLDPSSKPLAQVFVSCNFCGKSISYSCSAIPHQGRGFSQYGVSGSPTKSKVTSCPGCRKPLPRCALCLINMGTPVSSCPGGSKSDEKVDLSKDKKLAQFNNWFTWCHNCRHGGHAGHMLSWFRDHTECPVSACSCKCMQLDTTGNLIPAETVQA; via the exons ATGAGTGGCTCCAAACCTGATATTCTGTGGGCCCCACACCACGTTGACAGATTTGTTGTATGTGATTCGGAATTGAGCCTTTATCACATTGACTCTGCTGTAAGTTCAGAACTCAAGGCAGGGTCCTTGCGGTTATCGGAAGAAACTACAGCTACGCTTTTGTCAATAAATTCAGATACACCGTATATGAAATGTGTGGCTTGGTATCCAAAGTACGATCCTGAATGTCTCCTTGCTGTTGGACAGGCCAACGGTCGAGTGGTACTTACTAGCCTTGGTCAAGATCACAACTCAAAATCTAAAGATTTGATAGGCAAAGAGTTTGTCCCTAAACACGCACGGCAATGTAATACCCTTGCGTGGAACCCACTAGATAGTAATTGGCTTGCTGCTGGGTTAGATAAACATCGGGCTGATTTTTCAGTATTGATCTGGGATATCAGTAGCAAATATGCCCCAGAGACTGCAGTTGCTACAGAGAAAGTAAGACTTTCAGCAGGAGATCCGGAAGCAGGACTGGTCGTAACAAAGCCACTGTATGAATTAGGACAGAACGATGcttgtctctctctctgttgGCTTCCACGGGATCAGAAGCTGCTTTTAGCTGGAATGCATCGAAATTTAGCTATCTTTGATCTGAGGAACACGAgccaaaaaatatttgtaaacacGAAGGCTGTCCAAGGAGTAACTGTTGATCCCTATTTCCATGATCGTGTAGCTTCCTTCTATGAAGGTCAGGTTGCCATATGGGATTTAAGAAAGTTTGAAAAGCCTGTTTTGACCTTGACAGAGCAACCAAAACCCTTAACAAAAGTTGCGTGGTGTCCAACAAGAACTGGACTGTTAGCTACTTTAACAAGGGATAGTAATATCATTAGACTGTATGACATGCAGCATACTCCCACCCCTATTGGAGATGAAACTGAGCCAACAATAATTGAAAGAAGTGTCCAACCGTGTGAAAACTACATTGCTTCATTTGCCTGGCATCCCACAAGTCAAAATCGAATGGTGGTAGTGACTCCCAATAGGACTATGTCTGACTTCAcagtttttgaaagaatttctCTTGCATGGAGTCCAGTGACATCCTTAATGTGGGCTTGTGGACGACATTTATATGAGTgtacagaagaaggaaaggctAGTTCCTTGGAAAAAGACATAGCAACCAAAATGCGGCTTAGAGCTCTGTCAAGGTATGGTCTTGATACTGAACAAGTTTGGAGAAATCACCTCCTAGCTGGAAATGAAGATCCTCAGCTGAAATCGCTTTGGTACACTCTGCATT TTATGAAGCAGTATACTGAAGATATGGATCAAAAACTTACAGGAAACAAAGGTCCCTTAGTTTATGCTGGCATTAAATCAATTCTGAAGTCATCTTTGG gAACAACAGAGAACCTCAGGCACAGCAGGAGTGGATCTGATAGACAAGCAGATATTATTCAGTATCTGAGTGAGGAGAGATCCTTGGCTTTGCAGCTCTGTGGGTGGATAAAGAAGGGAACAGACTTAGATGTGGAaccttttttaaattcattggAACAGGAAGGAGACTGGGAGCGAGCTGCTGCTGTAGCACTTTTCAACTTGGACATACGGCGAGCAATACAAATTCTAAATAAAGGGGCTTCCTCGGGAAAAG GTGATCTGAACCTTAATGTAGTAGCAATGGCTCTGTCAGGCTACACGGATGAGAAGAACTCACTTTGGAGAGAAATGTGCAGTACTCTAAGACTGCAGTTGAACAATCCCTACTTGTGTGCTATGTTTGCTTTCCTGACAAGTGAGTCTGGTTCATATGATGGTGTTTTG taTGAAAATAATGTAGCTGTACGAGACAGAGTGGCATTTGCTTGCAAGTTCCTCAACGATGCTCAG ctgaacAGGTTTATTGAAAAGCTGACGAATGAAATGAAAGATGCTGGGAATTTGGAGGGAATACTGTTAACCGGGCTGACAAAAGATGGAGTTGACTTGATGGAAAGTTATGTTGACAGAACGGGCGATGTCCAGACAGCAAGCTATTGCATGCTACAG GGTTCTCCATCGGATGTACTTAAGGATGAGAGGGTTCAGTACTGGATCGAGAACTACAGGAATCTTTTGGATGCTTGGAGATTTTGGCATAAACGTGCAGAATTTGATATCCATAGGAGTAAGCTGGATCCCAGTTCAAAGCCTTTAGCCCAG GTGTTTGTGAGTTGCAATTTTTGTGGAAAATCAATCTCTTACAGCTGTTCAGCTATTCCTCATCAGGGGCGAGGTTTTAGCCAATATGGAGTTAGCGGTTCACCAACTAAGTCAAAAGTTACAAGCTGTCCTGGTTGCCGTAAACCCCTTCCTCGCTGTGCACTTTGCTTGATAAATATGGGAACACCAGTTTCCAGCTGTCCAG GAGGATCCAAGTCAGATGAAAAAGTGGATCTTAGCAAAGACAAGAAGTTAGCCCAGTTCAACAACTGGTTTACTTGGTGTCACAACTGTAGGCATGGTGGACATGCTGGACATATGCTTAGCTGGTTCAG GGACCATACCGAGTGCCCGGTTTCTGCTTGCTCTTGTAAGTGTATGCAGCTGGATACAACAGGGAATCTCATTCCAGCAGAGACTGTCCAGGCATAA